The following are encoded together in the Nocardioides okcheonensis genome:
- a CDS encoding PHP domain-containing protein — translation MTLGPVATLRRIAFLMERQREETRRIEAFRRAARTILPLPEEDVRARAEAGTLTELPGIGKSTAAVITDACRGIVPERLVALEETAGPLATGGEELRARLRGDLHSHSDWSDGGSPLEEMAMTAMELGHDYLVLTDHSPRLTIAHGLSAARLARQLDVVDAVNAHLDGAFTLLKGIEVDILDDGSLDQTDEMLGRLEVRVASVHSKLKMDHDAMTRRMVAAVRNPHTNVLGHCTGRLVTGNRGTRGQSQFDARAVFTACAEEGVAVEINSRPERRDPPTRLIELARDLGCLFSIDSDAHAPGQLDMLDHGAARATEAGIDPDRIVTTWERPRLLEWAAARL, via the coding sequence ATGACCCTCGGGCCGGTGGCCACGCTTCGCCGGATCGCGTTCCTGATGGAGCGCCAGCGCGAGGAGACGCGCCGCATCGAGGCGTTCCGCAGGGCGGCGCGCACCATCCTCCCGCTGCCGGAGGAGGACGTGCGCGCCCGTGCCGAGGCCGGCACCCTCACCGAGCTCCCCGGCATCGGCAAGAGCACGGCCGCGGTCATCACCGACGCCTGCCGCGGCATCGTGCCGGAGCGTCTGGTCGCGCTGGAGGAGACGGCCGGCCCGCTCGCGACGGGCGGCGAGGAGCTCCGCGCGCGGCTGCGCGGCGACCTGCACTCCCACTCGGACTGGTCCGACGGAGGCTCGCCGCTGGAGGAGATGGCGATGACGGCGATGGAGCTCGGGCACGACTACCTCGTGCTGACCGACCACAGCCCGCGGCTCACCATCGCCCACGGGCTCAGCGCCGCCCGCCTCGCCCGCCAGCTCGACGTGGTCGACGCGGTCAACGCCCACCTCGACGGCGCGTTCACGCTGCTGAAGGGGATCGAGGTCGACATCCTCGACGACGGCTCCCTCGACCAGACCGACGAGATGCTGGGACGCCTCGAGGTGCGGGTCGCATCGGTCCACTCCAAGCTGAAGATGGACCACGACGCGATGACGCGCCGGATGGTGGCGGCGGTGCGCAACCCGCACACCAACGTCCTGGGCCACTGCACCGGGCGGCTGGTCACGGGCAACCGCGGCACGCGGGGCCAGAGCCAGTTCGACGCCCGGGCGGTCTTCACCGCGTGCGCGGAGGAGGGCGTCGCGGTGGAGATCAACTCCCGGCCCGAGCGCCGTGACCCGCCCACCCGGCTCATCGAGCTCGCCCGCGACCTCGGCTGCCTGTTCTCGATCGACTCCGACGCCCACGCGCCGGGCCAGCTCGACATGCTCGACCACGGTGCCGCGCGGGCCACGGAGGCCGGCATCGACCCCGACCGGATCGTCACCACGTGGGAGCGTCCGCGGCTGCTGGAGTGGGCCGCCGCGCGCCTGTGA
- a CDS encoding DUF5679 domain-containing protein encodes MAETWSGEFYCVKCKEKREAEGEIKVNDKGTKMAKGVCPVCGTNLNRILGKA; translated from the coding sequence ATGGCGGAGACCTGGAGCGGTGAGTTCTACTGCGTCAAGTGCAAGGAGAAGCGCGAGGCGGAGGGCGAGATCAAGGTCAACGACAAGGGCACCAAGATGGCCAAGGGCGTCTGCCCGGTCTGCGGTACCAACCTGAACCGCATCCTCGGCAAGGCGTGA
- a CDS encoding M48 metallopeptidase family protein, with the protein MPTPTPAPQVEVRRSRKRRRTVSAYREGERIVVLIPATMSKRDEATWVADMVARIERKEQRRKPSDEQLLTRAHALNDAWLGGMATPSSVRWVTNQQSRWGSCTPGDRTIRLSERLQQMPAWVVDYVLVHELAHLLVPGHTEEFWAWVDRYPKAERAKGYLAGWSTAARLELPEGYDPT; encoded by the coding sequence ATGCCCACCCCGACCCCGGCTCCGCAGGTGGAGGTGCGTCGCTCGCGCAAGCGCCGCCGCACGGTCTCGGCCTACCGGGAGGGCGAGCGGATCGTCGTGCTGATCCCCGCGACGATGAGCAAGCGGGACGAGGCGACCTGGGTGGCCGACATGGTCGCCCGGATCGAGCGCAAGGAGCAGCGCCGCAAGCCCTCCGACGAGCAGCTGCTGACCCGGGCGCACGCGCTCAACGACGCCTGGCTCGGCGGCATGGCGACGCCGTCGAGCGTGCGGTGGGTGACGAACCAGCAGTCCCGCTGGGGGTCCTGCACGCCCGGCGACCGCACGATCCGGCTCTCCGAGCGGCTCCAGCAGATGCCGGCCTGGGTCGTCGACTACGTGCTCGTGCACGAGCTCGCCCACCTGCTGGTGCCGGGCCACACCGAGGAGTTCTGGGCCTGGGTCGACCGGTACCCGAAGGCCGAGCGGGCCAAGGGCTACCTCGCCGGCTGGTCCACCGCGGCCCGCCTCGAGCTGCCCGAGGGCTACGACCCGACCTGA
- a CDS encoding enoyl-CoA hydratase/isomerase family protein, which yields MADQTPDLTHLRLDRPSEGVALLTLDNPGMRNAMSDEMTASWVTAIDHLAADPTVRVVVVTGEGSAFCSGGNTSWIASEPDASVDHLRSRMLPFYRAWLSVRRLEVPTIAAVNGPAIGAGLCLALACDIRYAAAGARLGVPFNKLGMHAGMAGTYLLPNVVGPAHARDLLLTGRVVDADEALRLGLVSRVVDPAAFLDEVLETAAGVAATAPIAARLTKVALAGGGHADFEAALQWEALAQPMTLATADLQEGIAAAREKRSPRFRGE from the coding sequence ATGGCCGACCAGACCCCAGACCTCACGCACCTGCGCCTCGACCGTCCCTCGGAGGGGGTCGCGCTGCTGACCCTCGACAACCCCGGCATGCGCAACGCGATGAGCGACGAGATGACCGCCTCGTGGGTCACCGCGATCGACCACCTGGCCGCGGACCCCACGGTGCGGGTGGTCGTGGTGACGGGGGAGGGGAGCGCGTTCTGCTCCGGCGGCAACACCTCGTGGATCGCCAGCGAGCCCGACGCCTCGGTCGACCACCTGCGCTCGCGGATGCTGCCGTTCTACCGGGCCTGGCTGTCCGTGCGACGCCTGGAGGTGCCGACGATCGCGGCGGTCAACGGGCCGGCGATCGGGGCGGGGCTGTGCCTCGCGCTCGCCTGCGACATCCGTTACGCCGCCGCGGGCGCGCGGCTCGGCGTCCCGTTCAACAAGCTCGGCATGCACGCGGGGATGGCCGGCACGTACCTGCTCCCGAACGTCGTCGGTCCGGCCCACGCGCGCGACCTGCTGCTCACCGGCCGGGTCGTCGACGCCGACGAGGCGCTGCGCCTGGGCCTGGTCTCGCGGGTCGTGGACCCGGCCGCCTTCCTCGACGAGGTGCTGGAGACCGCCGCCGGGGTCGCGGCGACGGCGCCGATCGCGGCCCGCCTCACCAAGGTCGCGCTCGCCGGGGGCGGGCACGCCGACTTCGAGGCGGCGCTGCAGTGGGAGGCGCTCGCGCAGCCGATGACGCTCGCGACCGCCGACCTCCAGGAGGGGATCGCCGCGGCGCGCGAGAAGCGGTCGCCGCGGTTCCGGGGGGAGTGA